The following is a genomic window from Geoalkalibacter halelectricus.
CCCTTCGTCACTTCCAGCAGCTCGATATCGAAGATCAACTCGCGGCCTGCCAGAGGATGGTTGGCATCGAGGGTCACCATCTCCTCGCCGACCGCCTTGACCATGACTACGAATTTTTGCCCTTCGGCCGGATCGACCTCCAGCTGGCGGCCGGGCTCCAGGGTCAGATCGGCGGGTAAAAGGCTGCGCTTGATCTCTTCCACCAGTTCGGGACGGTGGGGGCCGTAGGCCTGCTCGGGTGCTATGGTGGCGGTTTTCTTGCCGCCCTGATACATGCCGATGACCGCCTGCTCGAAACCGGGGATAACCTCCTTGCGACCGATGATGAAATGCAGCGGCCGGTCGGTCGGGGAAGCGTCGAATACCGTGCCGTCGGCGAGGCGCCCGGTGTAGTGCACCTTGACGGTGTCGCCCTGGTCTGCTCGAATCATGTAATTTCTCCTTTTTTGGACATGCGCTGTTTGGCCGTTGATACCCCGGCACACCGCCCCCTGTCAACCTTCTCCGCCCGCGGCACCAGGCCAGGTACGCGGTTTCGCGTGCAAAAACACTTGCCCTGGAGAGGCCCCTTGCCTTACAAAAGATCTTTTGTCCACACCTGTTCATGGAGGTAAACGTGCCCTACAGCGACGACAGCCTGTTTCGCCGCATCCGCAAGCTCACCGGCAAGGCCATCGGCGATTTCAACCTCATCGAGGAGGGCGACCGCATCGCCGTGGGCGTCTCGGGCGGCAAGGATTCCTACACCCTGTTGCACGTGCTGGAATCCCTGCGGCGCAAGGCGCCCATCCGCTACGAGTTGGTGGCGGTCAACATCGATGCCGGCTATCCCGGCTACCGCAAGGAGGTGGTCGCCGAGCACCTGCGCGCTCACGGCTTTGCCCACCGCATGGAGAGCACCAACAGCTATCAGGTCATCGAGGAAAAGCGCCGTCCCGGCTCCTCTTACTGCTCCTTTTGCGCGCGCCTGCGGCGCGGCGTGCTCTACAGTCTTGCCGACGAACTGGGCTGCAACAAGATCGCCTTGGGCCACCACCTCGATGACTTCATCGAGACCCTGCTGCTCAACCAGTTCTACGTCGGCACCCTGGCGGCCATGAGTCCCAAACTCGCCGCGGACAATGGCCGCCATACCGTCATCCGTCCCCTGGTCTACGTGGAGGAACAGGACATCATCAACTTCGCCCGCGCCCAGGCGCTGCCGGTGATCTGCTGTGCCTGCCCGGTGTGCGGCGTGGTGGACCAGAAACGCAAGCGCATGAAACGGCTGGTGCGCGAATTGGCGGCGGAAATTCCCCACATTCGCCGCAGCATGATCGGCGCTCTGGGCAACGTACACGCCGGACATCTGCTGGATAAGGCACTGCAGGAATTTTAAAAAAACGCGTGTATGCCATTCACCCGGGGTGGGGTCGCAACCCCGATGTTGAACAGATTACAAACGCGGAATGAATCTTGCTCCAAAAAAACCGGCGAGGGGTGTTTTCCCGAGGTCCGGGAGTGACGCCGCGCCGGTTTTCCGTTACACTATGCACACTGCCTAGCCGGGAGATCATCCATGAAATGCCAATGCGGGGGTGAATTCGAGTTCACCCTGGCGCAAAACGTCCAGCAACTGCTCTTCCCGAAAAGCTCCCCGAGTTGCCACTGGTGTTGCTTTGGCGTAAAAAACCACATGGCCAACGGCGTCGGCGGCGATTTTTTCGATTTTCTCACCCTGCCCGACGGCAGCCAATCGGTGTTTCTCGGCGACGTCACCGGACACGGCCTGCATGCCTCGGTGGTGATGAGCCTGCTCTACGGTTTTTTGCACCGCGCCTGCCTGAAGAGCTGCGTACCCATCGACGCGGTGCTGGAAACCAACCAGTTTCTGCAATCCTTCGCCGAGCGCTCCCAGAAATACGATCATTTCTTCTCGTCCACGCTGTTTTTCGGCACCATTCATCCCGAAACCCTGGAAATGCGCTACATCAACTGCGGTCACCTGCCCCCCATGGTGCGCCGCGGCGAGCGGCTCTTCACCCTTAACTCCACCGGCCCGCCCATCGGCTTTTTCGATCATCCCGAAATCGAAATGCGCAATTTTCGTTTCGAAAAGGATGACCGCCTGCTGCTCTACACCGACGGCATTTCCGAAGCCGTCAACACTGAGGGCGTCATGTTCGGCCTGCGCCGCCTGAGTCATCTACTCATGCACAGCGATCTTAACTACCTTGATTTTCTTGAGGAAATCTTCGCCGAACTGCAGCGCTTCGGGGCGCCCAATCCCCCCAAGGACGATTGCACCGCCATCGTCATCGACTTTCACCCCTTCTTGGCGCCGGTTCCCAAGACCGAGGAAGCGGCCGACTAGGCCCCCCTTACCTTCCGGCATCCCAGGCCGCGCATCACGCCTTGGGGTTATTTTTTCAGACCCCGCCACCAGCGGCCCAGGATACCGCCCTTGGCGCCCGTGCCGGCACGCCGCATGGCGATCAGGCGCAGTTCGCGCAAGGCCGCCTTGCAATCGGGATTGCACATGGCCGCAATCTCAAAACGCCTTTCCGCCTCGCTCTCGCGT
Proteins encoded in this region:
- the ttcA gene encoding tRNA 2-thiocytidine(32) synthetase TtcA, whose translation is MPYSDDSLFRRIRKLTGKAIGDFNLIEEGDRIAVGVSGGKDSYTLLHVLESLRRKAPIRYELVAVNIDAGYPGYRKEVVAEHLRAHGFAHRMESTNSYQVIEEKRRPGSSYCSFCARLRRGVLYSLADELGCNKIALGHHLDDFIETLLLNQFYVGTLAAMSPKLAADNGRHTVIRPLVYVEEQDIINFARAQALPVICCACPVCGVVDQKRKRMKRLVRELAAEIPHIRRSMIGALGNVHAGHLLDKALQEF
- a CDS encoding PP2C family protein-serine/threonine phosphatase; the encoded protein is MKCQCGGEFEFTLAQNVQQLLFPKSSPSCHWCCFGVKNHMANGVGGDFFDFLTLPDGSQSVFLGDVTGHGLHASVVMSLLYGFLHRACLKSCVPIDAVLETNQFLQSFAERSQKYDHFFSSTLFFGTIHPETLEMRYINCGHLPPMVRRGERLFTLNSTGPPIGFFDHPEIEMRNFRFEKDDRLLLYTDGISEAVNTEGVMFGLRRLSHLLMHSDLNYLDFLEEIFAELQRFGAPNPPKDDCTAIVIDFHPFLAPVPKTEEAAD
- a CDS encoding FKBP-type peptidyl-prolyl cis-trans isomerase, producing the protein MIRADQGDTVKVHYTGRLADGTVFDASPTDRPLHFIIGRKEVIPGFEQAVIGMYQGGKKTATIAPEQAYGPHRPELVEEIKRSLLPADLTLEPGRQLEVDPAEGQKFVVMVKAVGEEMVTLDANHPLAGRELIFDIELLEVTKGGAPKNAH